One genomic region from Phragmites australis chromosome 1, lpPhrAust1.1, whole genome shotgun sequence encodes:
- the LOC133888027 gene encoding uncharacterized protein LOC133888027 — protein MASLHHRPTRGDLFRPSTAPDPAAAAAFPRHSTLGSPAHKNCFAREIYTTASPTPPPQQFALAPPLPPASGRRRAGGGMRGVRVCCFGDPEVKRRRRVAGYKAYAVEGKVKASLRRGLRWFKRKCSGVLHF, from the coding sequence ATGGCCAGCCTCCACCACCGTCCAACGCGGGGCGATCTCTTCCGGCCATCAACCGCGCccgaccccgccgccgccgccgcttttCCTCGCCACTCCACGTTAGGCTCGCCAGCCCACAAGAACTGCTTCGCCCGGGAGATCTACACGACCGCgtcgccgacgccgccgccgcagcagttCGCGctggcgccgccgctgccgccggcctCCGGCAGGAGGCGCGCTGGTGGCGGCATGCGCGGGGTCCGCGTGTGTTGCTTCGGCGACCCCGAGgtgaagcggcggcggcgggtggcaGGATACAAAGCCTACGCGGTGGAGGGGAAGGTGAAGGCCTCGCTCCGCCGTGGGCTCCGGTGGTTCAAGCGCAAGTGCTCCGGCGTCTTGCATTTCTGA